Proteins encoded in a region of the Anopheles aquasalis chromosome 2, idAnoAquaMG_Q_19, whole genome shotgun sequence genome:
- the LOC126576129 gene encoding modifier of mdg4-like, translating to MCRDGDLVDVSLWCEGRRIRAHKALLAACSPYFKTVFKENPSQHPDIIFHNVRYSDLAAIVEYIYHGELMIAHDQLMSFLHTAKTLSIRGLVDASKEPQPPQHTVWSSSSTSQQQNLILTSPMLSEKNNVTQYPTSSSVSLDHQQQPTIAEMQAAPQLRQQEQTPLLSHQVQDEVQQLPQDIQQEQESQQLMQEMDVQTQQECQEQIMQCNTMQTVQTMETIEANPQEPTNEIVGATRTTLTDEIREQHNSENSNLDEGEHLFS from the coding sequence ATGTGTCGCGACGGAGACCTCGTCGATGTGTCCCTGTGGTGCGAAGGTCGCAGGATACGCGCCCATAAAGCTTTGCTGGCCGCATGTAGTCCTTACTTTAAAACCGTGTTCAAGGAAAACCCGTCCCAACATCCGGATATTATCTTCCACAACGTTCGTTACAGCGACCTAGCGGCGATCGTAGAGTATATTTATCATGGAGAGTTGATGATTGCTCATGATCAACTGATGTCGTTTTTGCACACCGCCAAAACGCTATCGATTCGGGGTCTGGTGGATGCTTCGAAAGAGCCCCAACCGCCGCAGCACACGGTGTGGTCTTCTAGTTCGACGTCCCAGCAACAAAACCTAATACTGACATCACCGATGCTGTCTGAGAAGAATAATGTAACACAGTACCCAACATCGAGTTCCGTATCACTagatcaccaacaacagccaACGATTGCCGAAATGCAAGCTGCGCCGCAACTCCGACAGCAGGAGCAAACACCGCTACTATCACACCAAGTACAGGATGAGGTACAGCAACTCCCACAAGATATACAACAAGAACAGGAATCGCAGCAATTGATGCAAGAGATGGACGTTCAAACTCAACAAGAATGTCAGGAGCAGATAATGCAGTGCAACACGATGCAGACAGTGCAAACGATGGAAACGATAGAAGCAAATCCACAGGAGCCCACCAATGAAATAGTGGGTGCTACGAGGACGACATTAACCGACGAGATAAGGGAGCAGCACAATAGCGAGAATTCGAATCTGGATGAGGGTGAGCATCTATTTTCATAA